The Candidatus Bathyarchaeota archaeon DNA window ACTTGTTTTTTCTGCCCTAAAACGCTTATTGAAATAATGTTCGTCCATACTGAACCGAACCTTTTGCGGTTCGAGTCGTTTTGTACTGTACCTGTCTCAAGCCCAGCGCTAACTCGGCAAATTCCTTAAGCGTTGTATAGCGGAATTCCCATGTCGGCACACCATACCGCAGCCCACTGCACATGGTATCAGCGTAAACGTAGAGTCTGTGCCCCATGTAATCGAATGCCGCATGTTTTTCTTCGCCGTATTTGGGTTCGGCGAGTATTTTGAAGGGCCAGATTTTGCATGCTTCTGGCTTCATATTCTGTAGCGCACAGAAATATTGGTGGCTGTTGCTGCAGAGGAAAGCGCAGCTGCCGTCGCTGCACCGTTTTATGTAGAAGCGGTCTAACCCCGCCACCGTGGTCTCAGAGCCAAACGTCTTGGTTAGCCGCAGCCACTCTGGAAAGCCAAGGACCACGCTGTAGAGTTTACAGCAGTAACCGCAGGCTCTGCAATGCCAATCCGCAACGTTTTGCCATGGAACAAACTGCACTTCAAACCACACCCTCACTCATGGAGGGGTTAGTTAAAATATTTTCTTAGCGCCACCAAACAAACATGGGTCTTTTCGGCTACTTTTTTCTGTACAAATAAATCGTATGCGACGGGTAACCGAGCTTGGGGTTTTCGCAGTAAGTCTCTATCTTCTCAGGAGGCCAACCAACAATCTCGTAGTCATGCGAGACGACGCGGGCGCCTTTTTTGAGGTCACGCTCCAACTTGGGTTTAACCTTCTCGTTGGCACTTGTAGTCAAATACAGGTAAACGACGTCTGCTGAAGTCAAGTTTACCGCGAACATGTCAGTGTTTAAGATTGTTACACGATCGTCTAAGCCGTTCTCGTGGATTGCGCCGAGAGCTTTTTTAGCTAAGTCCTCGCGCAACTCGATGCCTACTCCGCGGGCGCCAAAAGTTTTCGCCGCCATAATCACCGTTCGCCCATCGCCCGCGCCGAGGTCAAATAGGACTTCGCCCGACTTCAAATCCGCCAGTTTAAGCATGTACTCTACCACGCAGGTGGGGCTTGGAACAAACGGAGCGATAAACACTCAAAATCCTCCAAAAACGATGTTAAGCTACGTAAGCGTCTTTTTTAGTCTGCGGTCTTCTGGCTTCTCCGCATTTCACGCAGCTCTGAGCGCACAAATCAAGGTATTTTTCTTCTTCTTTAGAGCCTACTGCTTTTGCAGCTTTGGCGCAGAGTTCACTGGGTTCATTGCAGCCTTCTTCTTTGCACAACCCTGAGATGTATTGGCAGATTTCCTGTACGTCTTTTGGCTCCAAAACTGCTCTGTTGGTGCGAACCAGCAAGCAAAGTTCCCGTGCCATTACGCAGGTTTTGACGAATTTGATGCGTTCTAAAACTTCTTTGCGCAGGTTTTTTCGGCTTATCTCCATTATAGGGTCTCCTAAGATTGTCCACGCAGACATCATCACTAGATGACTCTTCACTTAAAAAGATGATGTTCAATAGCTGTGCCGTGGAAAACGAACAACAGAACAATCACTTGAACCGTTTGCTCAGCGATTTGCGTTCAGCTTCCAAAACAAGTTCATAGAAGTGATCAGAAAGTGTCGGCTCCTTCTCTAACACACCCGCTATGTCTGCGGTTGAAACCCGCCTTGCACTCAAAGCCACCGCAGCAGCCTTACCATAACGCTCGATGAGTGCGGCGGTTTGTTTAGCGTAGCTACGCATCTTTTCCTCGTTTTTGGCTAGATGCTCCCCTTTTTTCTCTAAGAGCCCCACAGCTTTTTCTTCCTCCACCTTCAAAAGTCCAATCGCAGAGGAACCGCACCTTGGACATTTGGGTCTGTCGGGGAGGTCTTTTATGCGAATCATCTCCATGTAGTCCCAGCAAGCTGTACAGACAAAGTTGCCTGTCTCGTTGAGCAGGCGTGCTTTGGCGGATTCAACCAGCACGGTTCGCATCTTCTCTGGTGGAATCAAATCAGTCTTCATACTCACCCGCTCAATGCCCACACGCGCCACCGGAGTCGGGTTACCACCCGTCTTAACCACCTGCAAACGCACATCCCCTCTGCGAAGCCTCCCAAGAACCATCACCAAGCCGTCGGCGTCAAGGTCTTTGGTGAAGACTTCCTTGAGCCCTTCCTCGTAGATCGGTGTGCCCTCGAAGCTTGAGATCAATTTCTGGAGGCTTACGTTGCTAAAGTCTGCCCATTTCTTGAGTGCACCAAAGCGTCGGGCAACTTGGATGACGCGGCGCTTGAATAAGCCTGTTTTAACTGTTGAGAACGTAAGGGTGCTGCGGATGGCGGGTTCAGGCATGTCTTTAATTTCGTTTAGCACCTCGACGAGGCGCTCTGCGGTCATGGCGCCCATGGTCTGCACGAAAATGCGGTATGGGTCATGCTGCACCACTATGCCCCGCCCCAGCTTATCAGATAGCACCTGCCCAAGGAACTGCGCCAAAGCACGGTTCGTCAGAGAGCCAAAGTTTGAGTGAATTATGGTGAATTCGCTCCAGTCCTCAACTACGATGCGCTGGGGGGTTGGAACTGGAAAACCGCTTTGCGCCTGCTCCCAAGTCTCAGCCAAAGCATTCAAAATGTTCTCGGCGTCGGCGGGGTAACGCTCAGCGAGGAGCACGCTGATTTGTTTTGGGGTTGCGCCTCTGTGGGTTTGTTCTTCGACGAAGCCGCGAATTTCAGCCACCTCCTGAGCCACTTCGTAAGGCACAGGGATTTCTTCACCTATCCAACTCGGAATCGAACCACTGGGATCGTCAACGGGTCGCACGTAGACTTTGTCTTCGGTGGCGTGGATAATTTGCCAAGGGCTGCCACGGATGATGAATTTGGTTCCGGGTTTACCGTACTCAGCCATGAAAGCCTCATCCAAAACCCCAATAGAAGACTCAGTGGATTGGTCGATTACGAGGAACTGTTTTTCTTCAGGAATCATCGACAAATTGTCAAAGTAATACTCAAAGAGCGCGTTTGTGCGTTGAGGTTTGAGCACGACTTGGTCTTCAAAGGATGCCCAAGCTAAACGTGGAAACCGCTGATGCATGTACTTGATGATTTTCTCTACATCGGCTATGGTGAGGTTTTGGAAGGGTGCAGCTTTCTGGCAGAGGTCAAGGATTTCTTTGAAGGTTAAGCGACGATTCTTGAGCAGAAGTCCCGCAACTTGATGGGTTAAAACGTCATAGGGCTTGTCGGGCACGGTGATGGGTTCAAGCTTCTCTTCCAATGCGCGACGTGCTATTGCGAGGGCTTCAAGGGTGTCGTCGGAGTCCATGCCTATGGTTAAACCTTCAGACAGGTATCCGTAAGTGTGTCCTGCCCTGCCGACCCGCTGGATAAGCCGCGAAACCTGCCTTGGACTCATATACTGGATGACGAGGTCTATATGACCAACGTCTATGCCCAGTTCAAGACTACTGGTAGCGATTAAGCCTTTAAGTGCGCCTTTTTTGAGCCCTGCTTCGGCAGCTATGCGGGAAGGTTTCGCCAGCGAACCATGGTGAATTGATATGGGGAAATCCATGTCCCAGACCTTGAAGCGGGATGCTAAAACCTCAGAGATTGAGCGTGTGTTAGTGAATAGGAGTACGGATTTACGTTTGGTCATGTAGTCACGGATAATCCGTAACCTCGCGGCTACTTCGGGATGAGTGAAGATTTTGCTTGCAAACCGCACATCCTCCGCAGTGGGTTTAGGATAAATCACCTGCAACTTTACCATTTTAGCGACAGAAACCCGCACAAT harbors:
- a CDS encoding class I SAM-dependent methyltransferase; its protein translation is MFIAPFVPSPTCVVEYMLKLADLKSGEVLFDLGAGDGRTVIMAAKTFGARGVGIELREDLAKKALGAIHENGLDDRVTILNTDMFAVNLTSADVVYLYLTTSANEKVKPKLERDLKKGARVVSHDYEIVGWPPEKIETYCENPKLGYPSHTIYLYRKK
- a CDS encoding DEAD/DEAH box helicase, which gives rise to MQTNTENAFEMLVKPVRRLIEQRGFSKPTEPQEKVIPKILEGKNVLLISPTATGKTEAAFLPVLSLLLQQPKTPGIKVLYITPLRALNRDLLERLQWWCNNLDIKLAVRHGDTEQKERTRQSQCPPDILITTPETLQAILSGWLLRQHLQSLNWVVIDEVHELADSKRGSQLALALERVRGLIGKEFQMIGLSATVGSPEKVAQFLVGSQRPVEIVRVSVAKMVKLQVIYPKPTAEDVRFASKIFTHPEVAARLRIIRDYMTKRKSVLLFTNTRSISEVLASRFKVWDMDFPISIHHGSLAKPSRIAAEAGLKKGALKGLIATSSLELGIDVGHIDLVIQYMSPRQVSRLIQRVGRAGHTYGYLSEGLTIGMDSDDTLEALAIARRALEEKLEPITVPDKPYDVLTHQVAGLLLKNRRLTFKEILDLCQKAAPFQNLTIADVEKIIKYMHQRFPRLAWASFEDQVVLKPQRTNALFEYYFDNLSMIPEEKQFLVIDQSTESSIGVLDEAFMAEYGKPGTKFIIRGSPWQIIHATEDKVYVRPVDDPSGSIPSWIGEEIPVPYEVAQEVAEIRGFVEEQTHRGATPKQISVLLAERYPADAENILNALAETWEQAQSGFPVPTPQRIVVEDWSEFTIIHSNFGSLTNRALAQFLGQVLSDKLGRGIVVQHDPYRIFVQTMGAMTAERLVEVLNEIKDMPEPAIRSTLTFSTVKTGLFKRRVIQVARRFGALKKWADFSNVSLQKLISSFEGTPIYEEGLKEVFTKDLDADGLVMVLGRLRRGDVRLQVVKTGGNPTPVARVGIERVSMKTDLIPPEKMRTVLVESAKARLLNETGNFVCTACWDYMEMIRIKDLPDRPKCPRCGSSAIGLLKVEEEKAVGLLEKKGEHLAKNEEKMRSYAKQTAALIERYGKAAAVALSARRVSTADIAGVLEKEPTLSDHFYELVLEAERKSLSKRFK
- a CDS encoding YkgJ family cysteine cluster protein — its product is MQFVPWQNVADWHCRACGYCCKLYSVVLGFPEWLRLTKTFGSETTVAGLDRFYIKRCSDGSCAFLCSNSHQYFCALQNMKPEACKIWPFKILAEPKYGEEKHAAFDYMGHRLYVYADTMCSGLRYGVPTWEFRYTTLKEFAELALGLRQVQYKTTRTAKGSVQYGRTLFQ